Proteins encoded by one window of Acuticoccus sp. MNP-M23:
- a CDS encoding peptidase C15, producing the protein MTVLPASRPRLLVTGFGPFPGMPDNPAATLVRSLEAKALSGVTARLIDTEWAACAAFRDKAVRAKTVLMFGVAGGTHRIRYERMAHPVASPRPDAAGRLPDSAPPMSRRSALPVAALVAMAQRAGFPVVLSHAPGGYICNASYAAALSGNANALFVHIPQPVGRSNISAARLEAHALWLIGTLLGR; encoded by the coding sequence ATGACAGTGCTGCCCGCATCGCGTCCCCGGCTGCTGGTCACCGGCTTCGGCCCCTTTCCGGGCATGCCCGACAACCCCGCAGCCACCCTTGTGCGCAGCCTTGAAGCAAAGGCTCTTTCGGGCGTCACCGCCCGGCTGATCGACACCGAATGGGCCGCCTGCGCCGCATTCCGCGACAAGGCCGTGCGCGCCAAAACCGTTCTGATGTTCGGCGTTGCAGGCGGCACCCACCGGATCCGGTATGAGCGCATGGCGCACCCGGTGGCCTCGCCCCGGCCGGATGCTGCCGGCCGATTGCCGGACAGTGCCCCGCCAATGTCGCGCCGCTCGGCGCTGCCGGTTGCGGCGCTGGTTGCAATGGCGCAGCGGGCGGGCTTTCCGGTGGTGCTCAGCCACGCGCCGGGGGGCTACATCTGCAACGCGTCCTATGCGGCGGCACTCTCCGGCAACGCCAACGCCCTGTTCGTGCACATTCCGCAGCCTGTCGGGCGCAGCAATATCTCGGCAGCCCGGCTTGAAGCCCATGCGCTCTGGCTGATCGGAACACTGCTTGGCCGCTGA
- the meaB gene encoding methylmalonyl Co-A mutase-associated GTPase MeaB: MTSGQRAGLARAITLVESARAEHRAKASALVQELMPRTGGAIRIGITGVPGVGKSTLIDALGMMLIEAGHRVAVLAIDPSSTRTGGAILGDKTRMARLANSPDAFIRPSPSAGSLGGVTARTREALLLVEAAGYSVVIVETVGVGQSEVAVAEMVDTFVALMLPGAGDELQGIKKGLIERADIIAVNKADGSARDAARQAAAELLSAVKILASDPPPEVLTMSAATGDGLDLLWRTIDTHRNGLEASGALAARRRAQGVIWMRDMVADGLRHYLAQHAGDAVKAMEAAVADGTLAPSAAAASILETLP; encoded by the coding sequence GTGACCAGCGGCCAGCGCGCGGGCCTTGCCCGCGCGATCACGCTTGTGGAATCGGCAAGGGCCGAACACCGCGCCAAGGCCAGCGCCCTCGTTCAGGAGTTGATGCCGCGCACTGGCGGCGCGATCCGCATCGGCATCACCGGCGTCCCCGGTGTCGGTAAATCCACCCTCATCGATGCGCTGGGGATGATGCTGATCGAAGCCGGCCACCGCGTGGCGGTGCTCGCAATCGACCCGTCCTCCACCCGCACCGGCGGCGCCATCCTCGGCGACAAGACGCGGATGGCCCGGCTCGCCAACAGCCCGGACGCCTTCATCCGCCCCTCCCCCTCGGCCGGTTCTCTGGGCGGCGTGACCGCGCGCACGCGCGAGGCGCTGCTTCTGGTGGAAGCCGCCGGCTACTCCGTCGTCATCGTGGAAACCGTCGGCGTCGGCCAGTCCGAGGTGGCGGTGGCGGAAATGGTCGACACCTTTGTGGCGTTGATGCTGCCCGGAGCCGGCGACGAGCTGCAGGGGATCAAGAAAGGTCTCATCGAACGGGCGGACATCATTGCCGTCAACAAGGCGGACGGTTCCGCCCGCGACGCTGCCCGGCAGGCCGCAGCCGAGCTTTTGAGCGCGGTGAAAATCCTCGCGTCGGACCCCCCGCCCGAAGTGCTGACAATGTCCGCCGCCACCGGCGACGGGCTCGACCTTTTGTGGCGGACCATCGACACGCACCGCAACGGGCTTGAGGCGAGCGGGGCTCTTGCGGCGCGCCGCCGGGCGCAAGGCGTGATCTGGATGCGCGATATGGTGGCCGACGGTCTGCGGCACTATCTGGCGCAGCACGCGGGCGATGCGGTGAAAGCCATGGAAGCGGCCGTTGCGGATGGCACACTGGCGCCCAGCGCAGCCGCCGCCAGCATTCTGGAGACCTTGCCATGA
- a CDS encoding DUF1131 family protein, whose translation MKRIFLCLTLLASGCVAGPPAEPLSAARVSSDTWLVITDDGAGTVRSGTPYNEEALAGVAPGVDIRSIQTAKEDTTAWTHAAFINETQAVQFFKSGGTVSEIHGVSQHLKGPNGERIGMSMAQAGVRRRDCRNGNNLWRGMAVCKARGADHVTLVFSIPQYGGPFDRLASSEDLQRAELQRIVWRARS comes from the coding sequence ATGAAGCGCATTTTTCTCTGCCTCACCCTTCTCGCATCCGGCTGTGTCGCCGGCCCGCCCGCCGAACCGCTTTCGGCGGCGCGTGTCTCGTCCGACACATGGCTCGTGATCACTGACGACGGCGCCGGAACGGTTCGCTCCGGAACGCCCTACAACGAAGAAGCGCTCGCGGGCGTCGCCCCCGGCGTCGACATCAGGTCCATCCAGACGGCCAAGGAAGACACCACCGCCTGGACCCATGCCGCCTTCATCAACGAGACCCAGGCTGTGCAGTTCTTCAAGAGCGGCGGCACGGTTTCGGAGATCCACGGCGTATCGCAGCACCTCAAGGGGCCGAACGGCGAGCGCATCGGCATGTCGATGGCGCAGGCCGGTGTCCGCCGCAGGGATTGCCGCAACGGCAACAATTTGTGGCGCGGGATGGCGGTGTGCAAGGCACGCGGCGCCGACCACGTGACCCTCGTCTTCTCCATTCCGCAATATGGCGGACCGTTCGACCGTCTCGCCTCCTCCGAAGATCTGCAGCGGGCCGAACTTCAGCGCATCGTGTGGCGCGCCAGGAGCTGA
- a CDS encoding cytidine deaminase, whose product MPPPSEAAMIALAQRAREAAEAAYVPYSRFHVGAAIETADGTVFTAANVENASYGLSLCAETNAAMAAALAGKHGFRAVAVVGWSATDMNGGALAAPCGRCRQILSEFAGPDCAVRIERRDPAAPAIVTTLSALLPHAFGPAEFHKPDA is encoded by the coding sequence GTGCCGCCGCCGAGTGAAGCCGCGATGATCGCGCTGGCGCAGCGGGCGCGCGAGGCGGCAGAAGCGGCCTATGTGCCCTACTCGCGCTTTCACGTCGGCGCGGCAATCGAGACGGCGGACGGCACGGTGTTCACCGCCGCCAACGTGGAGAATGCCTCCTACGGCCTCAGCCTGTGCGCCGAGACGAACGCGGCGATGGCCGCGGCGCTCGCCGGCAAGCACGGTTTTCGCGCCGTGGCGGTGGTAGGCTGGAGTGCAACCGATATGAACGGTGGTGCGCTGGCCGCTCCGTGCGGCCGCTGCCGGCAGATCCTCAGCGAGTTTGCCGGGCCGGACTGTGCGGTCCGGATCGAGCGGCGCGACCCCGCTGCGCCAGCGATCGTCACGACGCTGAGCGCGCTGCTCCCCCATGCCTTTGGCCCGGCGGAGTTTCACAAGCCGGATGCCTGA
- the scpA gene encoding methylmalonyl-CoA mutase → MKMLPDFSALTYRPLSTAVPGNTAPWTSAEGIDISPLADADGLDLSTIPGAPPYLRGPYPTMYVQKPWTIRQYAGFSTAEESNAFYRRNLAAGQKGLSVAFDLATHRGYDSDHPRVAGDVGMAGVAIDSILDMETLFSGIPLGEMTVSMTMNGAVLPVLALYVVAAEEQGVAQRDLKGTIQNDILKEFMVRNTFIYPPQPSMRIVSDIFSYTAANMPKYNSISISGYHMQEAGATADLELAYTIANGLEYVRAGVAAGLDVDKFAPRLSFFWAVGMHYFMEIAKLRAARLLWSELIAKEFAPKDPRSLSLRAHCQTSGWSLTAQDVYNNVARTMIEAMAATQGGTQSLHTNALDEALALPTDFSARIARNTQLVLAEESGTTRFIDPWGGAPAVERLTADLAASARAHIDEVEAMGGMAKAIEAGTPKLRIEEAAAKAQARIDSGKQTVLGINRYKLAREDDLDVLKVDNADVRRQQVEKLKRLRATRDQGATDAALTALSNGARGNGNLLALCIDAARARATVGEMSDAMEAAFGRHTAQINSITGVYKREAGAMGERIEAVRAAADAFAEADGRRPRILVAKMGQDGHDRGQKVIASAFADLGFDVDIGPLFATPEECARQAVDNDVHIVGVSSLAGSHLTLLPTLREALAAEGRSDILIAIGGVIPPGDIAPLTEMGAAAIFPPGTVIADAAENLLAILTRRAEGDDRAAAE, encoded by the coding sequence CTGAAAATGCTGCCGGATTTTTCCGCTCTCACCTATCGGCCGCTCTCCACCGCCGTCCCCGGCAACACTGCGCCGTGGACGAGTGCGGAGGGCATCGACATCAGCCCGCTCGCCGATGCGGACGGGCTCGACCTTTCCACCATCCCCGGTGCGCCGCCTTATCTGCGCGGCCCCTACCCCACCATGTACGTGCAGAAGCCGTGGACCATCCGCCAGTATGCGGGCTTTTCCACCGCCGAGGAATCCAACGCCTTTTACCGGCGCAACCTTGCAGCCGGGCAGAAGGGCCTGTCGGTGGCGTTCGATCTTGCGACCCACCGCGGCTACGACAGCGACCACCCCCGTGTGGCGGGCGATGTGGGCATGGCTGGCGTTGCGATCGATTCCATCCTCGACATGGAGACCCTGTTCAGCGGCATCCCCCTTGGCGAGATGACCGTGTCGATGACCATGAACGGCGCCGTCCTGCCGGTGCTGGCGCTCTACGTGGTGGCCGCAGAGGAACAGGGCGTTGCGCAAAGGGACCTGAAGGGCACCATTCAGAATGACATTCTGAAAGAGTTCATGGTCCGCAACACGTTCATCTATCCGCCCCAGCCTTCGATGCGGATCGTGTCGGACATATTTTCATATACGGCGGCAAATATGCCGAAGTATAACTCCATCTCCATTTCCGGCTACCACATGCAGGAAGCCGGGGCGACGGCTGACCTTGAGCTGGCCTATACCATCGCCAACGGCCTCGAATACGTGCGCGCAGGCGTTGCGGCGGGGCTGGACGTGGACAAGTTCGCCCCGCGCCTGTCCTTCTTCTGGGCCGTCGGGATGCACTATTTCATGGAGATCGCGAAGCTGCGCGCAGCACGGCTCCTGTGGTCGGAGCTGATTGCGAAGGAATTTGCGCCGAAGGACCCACGCTCGCTCTCGCTGCGGGCGCACTGCCAGACCTCCGGCTGGTCGCTGACGGCGCAGGACGTCTACAACAATGTCGCCCGCACCATGATCGAGGCGATGGCCGCAACCCAGGGCGGCACCCAGAGCCTCCACACCAATGCGCTGGACGAGGCGCTGGCCCTCCCCACCGACTTTTCGGCCCGCATCGCCCGCAACACGCAGCTGGTGCTCGCCGAGGAGAGCGGCACCACCCGCTTCATAGACCCCTGGGGCGGTGCGCCTGCCGTGGAGCGCCTGACCGCGGACCTCGCCGCCAGTGCGCGCGCCCACATCGACGAAGTGGAGGCCATGGGCGGCATGGCGAAAGCCATCGAGGCGGGCACCCCCAAGCTCAGGATCGAGGAAGCCGCCGCCAAGGCACAGGCCCGGATCGACAGCGGCAAGCAGACCGTGCTTGGTATCAACCGCTACAAGCTCGCCAGGGAGGACGACCTCGACGTCCTGAAGGTCGATAACGCGGACGTGCGCCGTCAGCAGGTCGAAAAGCTGAAGCGGCTGCGCGCGACGCGGGACCAGGGCGCCACCGACGCAGCGCTCACCGCGCTCAGCAACGGCGCCAGGGGCAACGGCAACCTCCTTGCCCTGTGCATCGATGCGGCACGGGCCCGCGCGACCGTGGGCGAGATGAGCGACGCCATGGAGGCCGCGTTCGGCCGCCACACGGCGCAGATCAACTCTATCACCGGCGTCTACAAACGGGAGGCTGGCGCGATGGGCGAACGGATTGAGGCCGTGCGTGCCGCAGCCGACGCATTTGCCGAAGCGGACGGCCGGCGGCCGCGCATTCTGGTCGCCAAGATGGGCCAGGACGGGCACGACCGCGGCCAGAAAGTCATCGCCTCCGCCTTCGCCGATCTCGGTTTCGACGTGGACATCGGCCCCCTCTTCGCCACCCCCGAAGAGTGCGCCCGGCAGGCAGTGGACAACGACGTGCACATTGTGGGCGTCTCCTCGCTGGCAGGCTCTCACCTGACGCTGCTGCCGACGCTGCGCGAGGCGCTGGCGGCGGAGGGGCGGAGCGACATCCTCATTGCCATCGGCGGCGTCATTCCGCCCGGCGACATCGCCCCGCTGACGGAGATGGGCGCGGCCGCAATCTTCCCGCCCGGCACCGTGATTGCGGATGCTGCGGAGAACCTTCTCGCCATCCTGACACGCCGTGCCGAAGGAGACGACCGTGCCGCCGCCGAGTGA
- a CDS encoding methylmalonyl-CoA mutase family protein produces MADTGAYDNWRAIAEKALKGAPFESLLTPEIGLTGAEGLIDPLSMPAEPVYAGRATAGPWTALQRVDHDGCDAVAALENGASGLSLVFAGAPGAHGRGLTANSVAALDAALKGVRLELIPLTIEAGTNGAAALALVLALCAERGTVPLALHAGLDPHGAAAFAGAPVAMPLAEAVTLYEDRELAGAALCADGRVAAEAGATPAHEIAFALTAMAAMLAELDKAGIGPERALPQISVALGADADQFATMAKLRAMRRLHAMIADACGVTTSLHITATTTARMLSFTDPHTNLLRLTIAAMGSALGGADAIEVLPFDGIGAPFAARMARNIQTLMLEEAHIARLSDPGAGSGTIEMLTDTIAEAAWRLFQENGAGDPAWLSDGTFAQMAATAAARERTIIGVTRHQPPEPAEVDRPATPTPPDGEPTAGATLADLQALAAAGTALSLSAPVPGAGAVTPVRAAAAFEPDARTEP; encoded by the coding sequence ATGGCTGACACTGGCGCCTATGACAACTGGCGCGCAATTGCGGAAAAGGCGCTGAAGGGCGCCCCGTTCGAAAGCCTCCTCACCCCAGAGATCGGGTTGACCGGCGCCGAGGGCCTGATCGACCCGCTGTCGATGCCGGCCGAGCCCGTCTACGCCGGGCGCGCGACCGCCGGGCCATGGACGGCGCTGCAGCGGGTGGACCACGATGGCTGCGACGCCGTTGCTGCGCTTGAAAATGGCGCAAGCGGCCTCAGTCTGGTGTTTGCCGGTGCGCCGGGGGCCCATGGCCGCGGCCTCACCGCAAACAGCGTTGCGGCGCTGGATGCCGCGCTGAAGGGCGTCCGCCTGGAGCTGATCCCCCTCACCATCGAGGCGGGCACGAACGGGGCGGCCGCGCTGGCTCTGGTTCTGGCATTGTGCGCCGAGCGGGGCACCGTCCCCCTGGCCCTCCACGCAGGGCTGGACCCGCATGGCGCCGCAGCATTTGCGGGCGCACCGGTGGCGATGCCGCTTGCCGAGGCCGTAACGCTTTACGAAGACCGCGAGCTTGCCGGGGCCGCGCTCTGCGCCGACGGGCGGGTTGCGGCGGAAGCCGGGGCAACGCCGGCGCACGAGATCGCCTTCGCGCTCACCGCAATGGCTGCGATGCTGGCCGAACTCGACAAGGCCGGCATTGGCCCGGAGCGGGCGCTGCCGCAGATTTCCGTGGCGCTCGGCGCCGACGCCGACCAGTTCGCGACGATGGCCAAGCTGCGGGCGATGCGCCGGCTGCACGCGATGATCGCCGATGCCTGCGGCGTGACGACCAGCCTCCACATCACCGCAACCACCACGGCGCGGATGCTGTCGTTCACCGACCCGCACACAAACCTCTTGCGCCTCACCATCGCGGCAATGGGCTCGGCGCTTGGCGGGGCGGACGCCATCGAGGTGCTGCCGTTCGACGGGATTGGCGCGCCCTTTGCCGCCCGCATGGCCCGCAACATCCAGACGCTGATGCTGGAGGAGGCGCACATCGCCCGCCTGTCCGACCCCGGCGCCGGCTCGGGCACCATCGAGATGCTGACCGACACCATCGCGGAGGCGGCATGGCGCCTGTTTCAAGAAAATGGCGCGGGCGACCCGGCCTGGCTGTCCGACGGCACCTTTGCGCAGATGGCCGCCACCGCCGCAGCGCGGGAGCGCACCATCATCGGCGTAACCCGGCACCAGCCGCCCGAACCTGCTGAGGTCGACCGGCCCGCCACGCCAACACCACCGGATGGCGAGCCCACCGCCGGCGCAACGCTTGCCGACCTTCAGGCGCTGGCTGCGGCGGGCACGGCGCTCTCGCTATCGGCGCCGGTGCCGGGTGCTGGCGCGGTCACCCCGGTGCGCGCCGCCGCCGCCTTCGAGCCCGATGCCAGGACGGAACCCTGA
- a CDS encoding M20/M25/M40 family metallo-hydrolase, which yields MNVDSILAHVDANLDESLERLFALLRIPSISTDPAYTADCRRAADWLVDDLATLGFAAETRDTEGHPVVLAKADGPAGKPRILLYGHYDVQPVDPLDLWQEDPFAPRIVTRPDGGKMIVARGACDDKGQLMSMVEALRAIKAVEGELPVPVTVLFEGEEESGSPSLPAFFAKSSAELRADAAFVCDTGMWDPTTPAIAMSLRGLVAHDIIVRAANRDLHSGQFGGPARNPNHVLAKILADLHDEDGSVTIPGFYEGVTEPSNAQKANWDSLGLTAADFLGPIGLSEPAGETGRTILEQVWSRPTCEVNGMSGGYTGAGFKTVIPGEARAKVSFRLVGDQDAMKLRAAFKEFVEARIPSDCSVEFIDHGAGPAFRVSETWSMLQKGAAALEEEWGKPTAMVGMGGSIPIVHSFKHELGMDTLMIGFALEDDNVHSPNEKYDLTSFHKGIRSWVRVFASL from the coding sequence ATGAACGTCGACAGCATTCTGGCACACGTGGATGCCAACCTCGACGAAAGCCTCGAGCGTCTCTTCGCGCTCCTGCGCATTCCGTCGATCTCCACCGATCCGGCCTACACTGCCGATTGCCGCCGCGCAGCCGACTGGCTGGTGGATGACCTCGCCACCCTTGGCTTTGCGGCAGAAACCCGCGACACCGAGGGCCACCCCGTCGTCCTCGCCAAGGCGGACGGTCCTGCTGGCAAACCCCGGATCCTCCTCTACGGCCACTACGACGTCCAGCCTGTCGATCCGCTCGACCTGTGGCAGGAAGACCCGTTCGCCCCGCGTATCGTCACCCGGCCGGACGGCGGCAAGATGATCGTCGCCAGAGGCGCCTGTGACGACAAGGGCCAGCTCATGTCGATGGTGGAGGCCCTGCGCGCGATCAAGGCCGTCGAGGGCGAACTGCCGGTCCCCGTCACCGTCCTCTTCGAGGGCGAGGAAGAGTCCGGCTCCCCCTCATTGCCGGCATTTTTCGCCAAGTCGTCGGCGGAGTTGCGGGCCGACGCCGCCTTCGTCTGCGACACCGGCATGTGGGACCCGACAACCCCCGCCATCGCCATGAGCCTGCGCGGTCTCGTCGCCCACGACATCATCGTGCGCGCCGCGAACCGTGACCTGCATTCCGGCCAGTTTGGCGGCCCGGCCCGCAACCCCAACCACGTGCTCGCAAAGATCCTCGCCGACCTTCACGACGAGGACGGCAGCGTCACCATCCCCGGTTTTTACGAGGGCGTCACCGAGCCCAGCAACGCCCAGAAGGCCAACTGGGACAGCCTCGGCCTGACGGCGGCGGATTTCCTCGGTCCCATCGGCCTCTCCGAACCAGCCGGCGAGACGGGCCGCACTATTCTGGAGCAGGTCTGGTCCCGCCCCACCTGCGAGGTCAACGGCATGTCCGGCGGCTACACCGGCGCCGGCTTCAAGACGGTTATTCCAGGTGAAGCGCGTGCAAAAGTCTCGTTCCGCCTCGTTGGCGACCAGGACGCGATGAAGCTGCGCGCCGCCTTCAAGGAGTTCGTCGAGGCGCGCATCCCGTCCGACTGCTCGGTCGAGTTCATCGACCATGGCGCGGGCCCCGCATTTCGCGTCTCCGAAACCTGGTCGATGCTGCAGAAGGGCGCGGCTGCGCTGGAAGAGGAATGGGGCAAACCGACGGCGATGGTGGGCATGGGCGGTTCGATCCCCATCGTCCACTCCTTCAAGCACGAGCTTGGCATGGACACGCTGATGATCGGCTTCGCGCTGGAGGACGACAACGTCCATTCTCCCAACGAGAAGTACGATCTCACCTCGTTCCACAAAGGCATTCGCTCGTGGGTGAGGGTGTTCGCTTCGCTTTAA
- a CDS encoding GSCFA domain-containing protein: protein MTEQTTSSAPLDMLDIVAGGEGSMSAGEAYRQARDNTARKYPDGADRRLRSGMLAPTLRPSFQLAPGSTVLTIGSCFVRNAEAPLLAAGFDVPASRIDASRDGFTGRANRILNQYNPGTMMQAIADALNSEAMTGGIYPSGDDGKVADLAIASGHVPVTPERAVERRQEIHTFYRDAFAKAETVFITLGLIELWVDLETGIYLNDAPRPKVLKRMGKDRFRFLALTPEQCHRLLTRMLDDIASVGPPKRVLLTVSPVPFGATFSQRDAIVANEHGKATLVLAAHRLAHERAEVDYFPSYEMVRSLGTSAFERDNLHVRDKVVNDVIAEMLAAYVPAAKPLPASGSRGIPSLRGYAKRIRGIGALRTKVPSGR, encoded by the coding sequence TTGACCGAACAGACGACGTCCTCCGCGCCACTCGACATGCTGGATATCGTGGCTGGCGGCGAAGGCTCCATGTCTGCCGGTGAGGCATACCGGCAGGCCCGCGACAACACCGCCCGCAAATATCCGGATGGCGCCGACAGGCGCCTCCGCAGCGGGATGCTTGCCCCCACGTTGCGGCCCTCATTCCAGCTGGCGCCGGGCTCCACCGTCCTCACCATCGGCTCGTGTTTCGTGCGCAACGCGGAGGCGCCGCTGCTTGCCGCCGGGTTCGACGTGCCCGCAAGCCGGATCGACGCCAGCCGCGACGGCTTCACCGGCCGTGCCAACCGCATTCTCAATCAGTACAACCCCGGCACCATGATGCAGGCCATCGCGGATGCCCTCAATTCGGAGGCGATGACCGGCGGGATCTATCCCTCGGGAGACGATGGCAAGGTTGCCGACCTCGCCATTGCCAGCGGCCACGTCCCGGTCACGCCGGAGCGGGCGGTGGAGCGGCGACAGGAGATCCACACCTTCTACCGGGATGCTTTTGCCAAGGCCGAGACTGTCTTCATCACCCTCGGTCTCATCGAGCTGTGGGTGGACCTCGAAACCGGCATCTACCTCAACGACGCGCCGCGGCCCAAGGTCTTGAAGCGGATGGGCAAGGACCGCTTCCGCTTCCTCGCGCTCACGCCCGAGCAGTGCCACAGGCTTCTGACCCGGATGCTGGATGACATCGCCAGCGTCGGTCCGCCCAAACGCGTGCTCCTTACGGTCTCGCCGGTCCCGTTCGGCGCCACCTTCTCGCAGCGTGATGCGATCGTGGCCAATGAGCACGGCAAGGCGACACTCGTCCTTGCGGCGCACAGGCTGGCGCACGAGCGGGCCGAAGTGGACTATTTCCCGAGCTACGAAATGGTTCGCTCCCTTGGCACCAGCGCCTTCGAGCGGGATAATCTGCATGTCCGCGACAAGGTCGTGAACGACGTCATCGCCGAAATGCTGGCAGCCTATGTGCCGGCAGCAAAGCCGCTGCCCGCATCAGGATCGCGTGGCATCCCGTCGCTCCGGGGATACGCTAAGCGCATTCGCGGAATAGGCGCGCTCCGCACGAAGGTGCCTTCAGGGCGCTGA
- a CDS encoding tripartite tricarboxylate transporter substrate binding protein, with amino-acid sequence MLNRTLIAAALAAATALGAGTAATAQDNYPDRAVEFIVPWSPGGGSDTLMRIISNNVEPFLGEPMPIINMPGVSGTVGLKAASERDADGYTIAQIHEGLLVANATGMTPLNWDSFEPVALMTSSPQYLVVNGNSDWTTFEEFAAYAKENPGAIKMGVTLGGVPHLHAAMIEDAIGAQFSYVGYEGTGERIRALVGGNLDAAIGDIASSKQFVDNGDLRFLAVGSGAPTSAAPDVPTLQSLGLDLELAVTRGIVLPKGTPEETRAVLEEALEELSADKAFVEQLGNAGAEADYRGHEAYAKYLTTLDTAIERLSDKLGG; translated from the coding sequence TTGCTGAACAGGACACTCATCGCGGCGGCTCTCGCCGCGGCAACGGCGCTCGGCGCCGGCACAGCCGCCACCGCACAGGACAACTATCCCGACCGGGCGGTGGAATTCATCGTGCCCTGGTCGCCCGGCGGCGGCAGCGACACGCTGATGCGCATCATCTCCAACAACGTCGAGCCGTTCCTCGGCGAGCCGATGCCCATCATCAACATGCCCGGCGTGTCCGGCACGGTCGGCCTCAAGGCCGCCTCCGAGCGTGACGCCGACGGGTACACGATCGCCCAGATCCACGAAGGCCTGCTGGTTGCCAACGCCACCGGCATGACGCCCCTCAACTGGGACAGTTTCGAGCCCGTGGCGCTGATGACCTCGTCGCCGCAGTACCTCGTCGTCAACGGCAACAGCGACTGGACAACCTTCGAGGAGTTCGCTGCCTACGCCAAGGAAAACCCCGGCGCGATCAAGATGGGCGTCACCCTCGGCGGCGTGCCGCACCTTCATGCGGCCATGATCGAAGACGCCATCGGCGCACAATTCTCCTATGTCGGCTATGAAGGCACCGGCGAGCGCATCCGCGCCCTCGTGGGCGGCAACCTCGACGCCGCCATCGGCGACATCGCGTCCTCCAAGCAGTTCGTCGACAATGGCGACCTGCGCTTCCTGGCGGTCGGCTCCGGTGCCCCCACCTCGGCTGCGCCTGACGTGCCGACCCTCCAGTCCCTCGGTCTCGACCTGGAGCTGGCCGTGACTCGCGGCATCGTCCTGCCCAAGGGCACGCCGGAAGAGACCCGCGCCGTCCTCGAAGAAGCACTTGAAGAGCTGTCGGCGGACAAGGCCTTCGTCGAGCAGCTCGGCAATGCCGGCGCCGAAGCGGACTATCGCGGCCATGAGGCTTACGCCAAGTACCTCACGACCCTCGACACGGCCATCGAGCGCCTGTCCGACAAACTGGGCGGCTGA
- a CDS encoding tripartite tricarboxylate transporter TctB family protein, producing the protein MSGSTVTEPPAPNGMEGASASSAPDGETANEARAAELAKLASYVFFLLGAGVFFTVSLGLPDSRWEPLGAGSFPRIVMGFLALLCVLAIAGSARRLARIGLPDGLARLSGAAFVEHRLVISVFVAFAVYLALMRPLGFAISTFLFLIVAQLIVARRTLKSALIALVVAVVFSFGLNLLFAKVFLVFLPRGILGGLLG; encoded by the coding sequence ATGAGCGGCTCCACTGTGACCGAGCCGCCGGCTCCGAACGGGATGGAGGGCGCTTCGGCGTCCTCCGCACCTGACGGGGAGACGGCCAACGAGGCGCGCGCTGCGGAGCTGGCCAAGCTCGCGTCGTACGTCTTTTTTCTTCTGGGTGCGGGCGTCTTCTTCACCGTGTCGCTGGGACTGCCGGATTCCAGGTGGGAACCGCTGGGCGCCGGTTCCTTCCCGCGCATCGTGATGGGGTTTCTCGCTCTTCTTTGCGTCCTGGCCATCGCAGGGTCTGCGCGCAGGCTTGCCCGCATCGGCCTGCCCGACGGGCTTGCAAGGCTTTCCGGCGCGGCGTTCGTCGAGCATCGGCTCGTCATCAGCGTCTTTGTTGCCTTTGCGGTCTATCTCGCGCTCATGCGCCCGCTCGGCTTTGCGATCTCCACATTCCTGTTTCTGATTGTCGCCCAGCTCATCGTCGCCCGGCGCACGCTGAAAAGCGCCTTGATCGCGCTGGTGGTGGCGGTGGTCTTCTCCTTCGGGCTCAACCTTCTGTTTGCGAAGGTTTTCCTGGTCTTCCTGCCCCGCGGCATTCTTGGCGGGCTTCTGGGATGA